In a genomic window of Desulfobulbaceae bacterium:
- a CDS encoding molybdopterin molybdotransferase MoeA, producing the protein MTKSVKDMLGRSGIIPLSEALRVLGERLEMCSERAPEEISLEQGLGRVLAQAVFSPEDIPAHPRSVMDGYVVKATDTFGATEGIPAYLNVSGEVTMGEFPKTGPAGECCFKIATGGLLPPETDAVVMLEHTVQTGTEMIEVVKPVAPGENIISRGDDVKKGHDLFTKGHSLRPQDLGLLAGLGITTLTVYPRVTVGIFSTGDEIVPFSQSPPPGKVRDMNSVNLAALSRNHGARATFYGVVHDDEEQFLGTARKAFAENDIVIFSGSSSVGSRDLGELVVCKLADLLIHGVAIKPGKPVIVAFSGDKALFGLPGHPVSAAVAFDLFVCPVIESFAGQKKNSFPRRRAVEAICKRNMNSAGGRTDFVRVVLKRNADGEYEAYPVLGKSSALSTMVAADGFFRIEESSQGVEAGENIVVYLYD; encoded by the coding sequence ATGACGAAATCAGTAAAAGATATGCTGGGGCGTTCCGGAATTATTCCACTCTCTGAGGCCCTGAGAGTCCTCGGTGAGCGGCTTGAGATGTGCTCTGAGCGCGCGCCTGAAGAGATATCACTGGAACAGGGCTTGGGAAGAGTACTGGCCCAGGCAGTTTTTTCACCAGAAGATATTCCAGCTCATCCTCGGTCTGTAATGGACGGCTACGTCGTAAAGGCGACTGATACCTTTGGTGCTACTGAGGGGATTCCGGCGTACCTGAATGTTTCAGGCGAAGTTACAATGGGAGAGTTCCCAAAAACAGGTCCGGCAGGTGAATGTTGCTTTAAGATAGCGACTGGTGGGCTGCTTCCACCCGAGACTGATGCTGTAGTCATGCTTGAACATACGGTGCAGACCGGCACCGAGATGATTGAGGTGGTCAAGCCGGTTGCCCCTGGTGAAAATATTATTTCCAGGGGGGATGATGTAAAGAAGGGTCATGATCTTTTCACAAAAGGTCACTCTCTTCGTCCCCAGGATCTTGGTTTACTGGCAGGCCTTGGAATCACAACGCTTACTGTCTATCCGCGAGTTACTGTTGGTATCTTTTCAACTGGTGACGAGATCGTGCCGTTTTCGCAGAGTCCTCCTCCTGGCAAGGTCCGTGATATGAACAGCGTTAACCTTGCAGCATTAAGCCGGAACCATGGTGCTCGGGCAACTTTTTATGGTGTAGTTCATGATGATGAAGAGCAGTTTTTAGGCACTGCCCGAAAAGCTTTTGCCGAAAATGATATCGTTATTTTCTCCGGGAGCAGTTCAGTCGGTAGCCGGGATTTAGGCGAATTGGTAGTCTGTAAGCTTGCCGATCTGCTTATCCATGGTGTCGCAATTAAGCCGGGTAAACCGGTAATTGTTGCATTTTCAGGGGACAAGGCCTTGTTTGGTTTGCCTGGGCACCCTGTTTCAGCTGCTGTGGCATTTGACCTCTTTGTCTGTCCAGTCATTGAAAGCTTTGCAGGACAAAAGAAAAACAGTTTTCCTCGACGAAGAGCAGTTGAGGCAATCTGTAAAAGAAATATGAACTCAGCCGGAGGCCGCACTGACTTTGTCAGGGTGGTTCTTAAGCGAAATGCGGATGGAGAGTACGAAGCCTATCCGGTTCTTGGTAAATCGAGTGCATTGTCAACAATGGTTGCTGCAGACGGCTTTTTCCGGATTGAAGAGAGTTCACAAGGCGTTGAAGCTGGTGAGAACATTGTCGTTTACTTGTATGACTAA
- a CDS encoding molybdopterin biosynthesis protein: MTATKRDIYVGNTSLKEALDKWRKALGEHGVFDKKTIEIAVDDALGRVTAEGVFAKRSSPFYNAAAMDGIAVHCTDTIGASETTPVLLDTSKFRPVNTGNAIPGSCNAVIMIEDVHMHATGEAEIIKSVTPWNHVRTIGEDIVVTELIVPEGHRIRPIDQGAMLGADVTKVKIRKKPTVMVIPTGSELVQPGKPVEPGNIVEFNSRILAGYAQEWGADAKRSDIVVDDPKRLKMAIASAVDEYDLVITNAGASAGTKDFTADILSDLGEVVVHGVNIKPGKPVILAIVKGKPVIGLPGYPVSAVLTMRLFVKDLLYTMQGLTPPVQPKTEAVLSRPISSKLGVEEFVRVKLGLVGDKQMVTPISRGAGVVMSLVRADGILTVPAGSEGIGAGERVEVELLRQPEDIINTLVFIGSHDNILDVLANILHAAMPVTFLSSAHVGSLGGIMAIKRGDAHIAGTHLLDEDTGEYNIPFIQKYLPDLHLQLINLAYREQGLLVPRGNPKNISGISDLARNDIVFINRQRGAGTRILTDLNLKKAKISPESVQGYDREEYTHMNIASAVASGQVDTGMAIRAAAQALSLDFIPVAKERYDLIIPEHLGKDPKIVQLFNVINHNQEFRRVVEGLGGYDLQDCGKVFYEQ, from the coding sequence ATGACTGCAACAAAACGTGATATTTACGTTGGAAATACATCGCTCAAAGAAGCTCTGGATAAATGGCGAAAGGCGCTTGGTGAGCATGGAGTTTTTGATAAGAAAACTATCGAAATCGCTGTCGATGACGCCCTTGGTCGAGTTACCGCCGAAGGTGTTTTTGCCAAGCGTTCATCGCCATTTTATAACGCCGCTGCTATGGATGGGATTGCAGTGCATTGTACCGATACCATTGGTGCCAGTGAAACAACACCAGTGCTATTGGATACTTCTAAGTTTAGACCTGTTAATACCGGCAATGCAATTCCTGGATCCTGTAATGCTGTTATCATGATTGAAGATGTTCATATGCATGCCACCGGTGAGGCTGAGATTATTAAATCAGTGACCCCCTGGAATCATGTCCGTACGATCGGTGAAGACATTGTGGTTACCGAACTTATTGTTCCGGAGGGTCATCGTATCAGGCCCATTGATCAAGGTGCCATGCTGGGGGCTGATGTCACAAAAGTCAAGATCCGCAAAAAGCCCACTGTTATGGTGATCCCGACCGGCAGTGAACTGGTGCAGCCTGGTAAACCGGTTGAACCTGGCAATATCGTTGAATTTAACAGCCGCATACTTGCTGGCTACGCCCAGGAGTGGGGCGCTGATGCAAAACGCAGCGACATCGTTGTTGATGACCCAAAACGTTTGAAAATGGCCATCGCTTCAGCCGTTGATGAATATGATCTGGTAATTACCAATGCCGGGGCCTCGGCAGGAACAAAAGACTTTACGGCTGATATCTTAAGTGATTTAGGAGAGGTAGTTGTTCATGGCGTCAATATCAAGCCTGGTAAGCCGGTTATTCTTGCTATTGTTAAAGGTAAACCTGTTATCGGACTGCCGGGGTATCCAGTCTCTGCGGTGTTAACCATGCGTCTTTTCGTCAAGGATCTTCTCTATACTATGCAAGGCTTGACGCCGCCTGTGCAACCGAAAACAGAGGCCGTGTTGTCCCGGCCAATTTCGTCAAAACTTGGAGTTGAAGAGTTTGTGCGGGTGAAGCTTGGGCTGGTCGGTGATAAACAGATGGTTACCCCGATCAGTCGCGGTGCCGGGGTGGTAATGAGCCTGGTGCGAGCTGATGGAATATTGACTGTCCCTGCCGGCAGCGAAGGGATTGGAGCAGGTGAAAGGGTAGAGGTCGAGTTGCTTAGGCAACCTGAAGATATTATCAATACCCTGGTTTTTATCGGCAGTCATGACAATATCTTAGACGTATTGGCCAATATTCTTCATGCTGCAATGCCTGTTACCTTTCTTTCGTCTGCTCATGTTGGCAGCTTAGGCGGCATAATGGCAATTAAGCGGGGAGATGCCCACATTGCCGGCACTCATTTGCTGGATGAAGATACTGGTGAATACAACATCCCGTTTATCCAAAAATACCTCCCTGACCTCCACCTGCAATTGATTAATTTAGCGTATCGTGAGCAGGGCCTTCTGGTACCCAGAGGAAACCCCAAAAACATCAGTGGTATTTCTGATTTAGCCAGAAACGACATCGTCTTTATTAACCGACAGCGAGGGGCAGGAACCCGGATCTTAACTGATCTTAATCTGAAAAAAGCGAAAATCAGCCCGGAATCAGTTCAGGGTTACGACCGGGAAGAGTACACCCATATGAATATTGCCTCTGCGGTTGCCAGCGGACAGGTTGATACGGGCATGGCGATACGAGCTGCGGCTCAAGCACTGTCTCTTGATTTTATCCCTGTGGCTAAAGAACGTTATGATCTGATAATTCCAGAGCACCTTGGTAAGGATCCAAAAATTGTCCAGTTGTTCAATGTTATCAATCATAATCAAGAGTTTCGACGAGTTGTTGAGGGACTTGGAGGCTATGACTTGCAGGATTGTGGGAAAGTTTTTTACGAGCAGTAG
- a CDS encoding twin-arginine translocase TatA/TatE family subunit, with the protein MFGLGTPELVIIGVIAFMVFGGKRLPELGAGLGKGISSFKKGLKENDEPQEKPDLAKPE; encoded by the coding sequence ATGTTTGGATTAGGGACACCCGAGCTGGTAATTATTGGCGTTATTGCATTTATGGTTTTTGGTGGTAAAAGATTGCCGGAGCTTGGCGCCGGGCTTGGTAAGGGAATTTCTTCCTTTAAAAAAGGGTTGAAAGAGAATGATGAACCACAAGAGAAGCCTGACCTTGCCAAACCAGAATGA
- the moaA gene encoding GTP 3',8-cyclase MoaA, translating to MNKRAVHFDELSQYCLDKLIDNHGRPISYLRIAVTDRCNLRCQYCMPPEGIPFDGHDAILSYEEILRILEIAGSLGISKIRFTGGEPFARKDFMHLFEKAVAVPGIEQIHITTNGVSLAEHVPVLKELGVSGINLSLDTLDAVRFLEITRRNYFKEVMNSIERVLEASIPLKINSVIQDGFNTDEIVDLARIAQHKPVTVRFIEQMPFNGSGYKVGDVWDGNKILGELRKTWPAIERVVCQSGTAKLFAVPVFAGMIGIINAYSRQFCKTCNKIRVTPTGMLKTCLYDNGVVDLKALLRGGQDDQRLKDAIVASVNNRFLNGHEAQAASLDGQKPSMATIGG from the coding sequence ATGAACAAAAGAGCAGTACATTTTGATGAGCTGTCCCAATATTGTTTGGATAAACTTATAGATAATCATGGCCGTCCTATCTCCTATCTGCGGATAGCTGTAACGGACAGGTGTAATCTGCGCTGTCAGTACTGTATGCCCCCTGAAGGTATACCCTTTGATGGTCATGATGCAATCTTGTCGTATGAAGAGATACTGCGAATTCTTGAGATTGCCGGCTCTCTAGGAATCTCCAAGATACGTTTTACAGGCGGTGAGCCCTTTGCAAGAAAAGATTTTATGCACCTCTTTGAAAAGGCGGTTGCTGTCCCCGGCATAGAACAGATTCATATCACCACTAATGGGGTCTCGCTGGCCGAACATGTTCCGGTCTTGAAAGAGCTTGGCGTTTCCGGCATCAACCTGAGTCTGGACACCCTTGATGCCGTGAGATTTCTGGAAATTACCAGACGTAACTATTTCAAAGAGGTCATGAACTCAATTGAGAGGGTGCTTGAGGCCTCCATTCCACTTAAAATTAACTCTGTAATCCAGGACGGCTTTAATACTGATGAAATTGTTGATCTTGCCCGCATTGCCCAACATAAGCCGGTAACGGTTCGCTTTATTGAACAGATGCCCTTTAATGGTAGTGGCTATAAGGTCGGAGATGTTTGGGATGGAAATAAAATTTTAGGTGAACTGAGAAAGACCTGGCCTGCGATTGAGAGAGTTGTTTGTCAATCAGGAACAGCAAAATTGTTTGCTGTTCCTGTATTTGCGGGAATGATCGGCATTATTAATGCCTATTCCCGTCAATTTTGTAAAACGTGCAATAAGATTCGTGTAACCCCAACTGGAATGCTTAAAACATGCCTGTATGATAACGGCGTAGTGGATTTAAAGGCGCTGTTGCGAGGTGGTCAAGATGATCAACGTTTGAAAGATGCTATTGTGGCCAGCGTAAACAACCGCTTTTTAAATGGGCACGAGGCTCAGGCCGCATCGTTGGATGGACAGAAACCGTCAATGGCCACCATTGGCGGATAA
- a CDS encoding MOSC domain-containing protein has protein sequence MANVEAVCISNKKGIVKREQDHVVVVPNWGMEGDAHAGDWHRQISLLAGESIDTVKEVLPTLKNGAFAENIITRGLNLTELAVGDQLHVGDDVLLEITQIGKECHNAGCAIKKATGDCIMPREGLFAKVITGGAIKKGASLCTNKQPL, from the coding sequence ATGGCCAATGTTGAAGCTGTCTGTATCAGCAATAAAAAGGGAATCGTCAAAAGAGAGCAGGATCACGTTGTGGTAGTGCCAAACTGGGGCATGGAAGGCGATGCCCACGCTGGAGATTGGCACAGGCAGATTTCACTGCTGGCTGGTGAAAGTATTGATACGGTCAAAGAGGTTTTGCCAACTTTAAAAAATGGTGCCTTTGCTGAAAATATTATTACCCGGGGGCTGAACCTCACCGAGTTGGCAGTTGGTGATCAGCTGCACGTCGGTGATGATGTTCTTTTAGAAATTACCCAAATCGGCAAAGAGTGCCATAATGCCGGATGCGCCATAAAAAAAGCAACTGGCGACTGTATTATGCCCCGTGAAGGCCTGTTTGCTAAAGTTATTACAGGTGGAGCTATAAAGAAAGGGGCGTCACTGTGCACCAATAAACAACCATTATAG
- a CDS encoding GTP cyclohydrolase I FolE2, producing MKLTSVGIENIHYPIHVREKSGRHQQTIASLRLKANMPSAQRDTCLSTFLSILNTYQDDIKTDIFPSILEDLKSQLNADSASIEMTFPYFIEKTAPVSKTKSLMEYTCCFSCGINGSRDMLISLWIPSTTLCPCSKEISSYGAHNQRAEINLNVKFNSFIWIEDLITLVEQGCSCEVYSLLKRPDEKYVTEKAYDNPMFVEDVVRKVAESAQNHPDIYWFSVGVESFESIHKHSAYAYTDIEAL from the coding sequence ATGAAACTCACCTCAGTTGGTATCGAAAATATTCATTACCCGATTCATGTTCGTGAGAAATCAGGCCGCCATCAGCAAACTATCGCCAGCTTGCGTCTCAAGGCAAACATGCCCAGCGCGCAGCGAGACACCTGCCTATCAACTTTTCTTTCAATTCTCAACACCTATCAAGACGATATCAAAACCGATATCTTCCCATCCATTCTTGAAGATCTGAAATCACAACTTAACGCTGATTCGGCATCAATTGAAATGACCTTTCCATATTTCATTGAAAAAACCGCCCCGGTGAGCAAGACAAAATCCCTGATGGAGTATACATGTTGCTTTTCGTGCGGGATCAATGGTAGTCGAGATATGTTGATTTCTCTCTGGATTCCCAGCACTACATTATGCCCATGTTCTAAAGAGATAAGCTCATACGGCGCACATAACCAGCGTGCTGAAATCAACTTAAATGTTAAATTCAATAGTTTTATCTGGATTGAAGATCTGATCACGCTTGTTGAGCAAGGATGCTCGTGTGAGGTATACAGCCTGTTAAAACGGCCTGATGAAAAATACGTTACCGAAAAAGCCTACGACAACCCTATGTTTGTGGAAGATGTAGTACGAAAAGTTGCTGAATCAGCCCAAAACCACCCGGATATCTATTGGTTTTCAGTTGGCGTCGAAAGCTTCGAGTCCATCCACAAACATAGCGCTTACGCCTACACAGATATCGAAGCCCTATAA
- a CDS encoding PilZ domain-containing protein — translation MSSAPTKIENRKSKRFLVRDNAFALLKQPQYKELGRIVDISETGISFLCINQGDWTEAPFNVDIFLSDELELPYIDQNILKNIPLRPVAYCRDNILSCKNPDSMMTRCGVAFGTLSSEQRSRIKQFIVLHSVGNA, via the coding sequence ATGAGTAGCGCGCCAACAAAGATCGAAAACAGAAAGAGCAAGCGATTTCTTGTGCGCGACAATGCTTTTGCATTGTTAAAACAGCCACAATATAAAGAGCTTGGCAGAATTGTCGATATTAGCGAAACAGGGATCTCCTTTTTATGTATTAATCAAGGCGATTGGACCGAAGCTCCCTTTAACGTCGACATTTTTCTTTCAGACGAACTTGAGTTGCCCTATATTGACCAGAACATATTGAAAAATATCCCCTTACGCCCAGTTGCCTATTGCAGAGATAATATCCTGTCATGCAAAAATCCAGATTCAATGATGACACGATGTGGAGTAGCGTTCGGTACCCTCAGCTCGGAACAGAGGTCGAGAATAAAGCAGTTTATCGTCCTGCATAGTGTCGGAAACGCATAA